From the Saccharomonospora marina XMU15 genome, the window ACATGGCACAACGACCATGCTCGCCAGCCTCGTCTCCGACCCCATCCCCGCGCTGGCCGACCAGCTGGCCGTGCTCGGCGAGTTCGTCACCACGGGCGAACTGGCGGGCGTCCACCTGGAGGGACCGTTCATCGCGAGCGCACGCTGCGGCGCGCACGACCCCGCGATGCTGCGCGAGCCCGACACCAGTGCCGTCGACGCGCTGCTGGAGGCAGGGCACGGCAACATCAGGATGGTCACGTTGGCGCCGGAACTGACCGGCGGGATCAAGGCCGTGCGGCAGCTCACCGAGTCGGGCGTGGTGGCCGCGATCGGACACACCGACGCGGTCGAGGAACAGATCCGGCCCGCGATCGACGCGGGCGCCACCGTGGCCACCCACCTGTTCAACGGAATGCGGCCGCTGCACCACCGCGACCCAGGGCCGATCGGCGCGCTACTGGACGACGAACGGGTCACCGTCGAGCTCATCTGCGACCTCGTCCACGTCCATCCGACCGTGCTGCGACTGGCTGCCCGCCACGTCGGCACAGCGCGGACGGCGCTGGTGACCGATGCGATCTCGGCCACCGACGCCGCCGACGGCACCTACCGGCTCGGCAGGTTGGCCGTCGAGGTCAGCGACGGTGTCGCCACGCTGGCGGGTAACGGCACACTCGCGGGCAGCACGCTCACCATGGACCTCGCGTTCCGCAACTTCGTCCTCGGCGCGGGCATGAGCGTCGAGGACGCCGTCAGCGCCACCTCCGGCCACGTCGCCGGTCTGCTCGGCATCGCCGACCAGACCGGTGCGCTACGACCAGGGCTGTACGCCGACCTGGTGGTCCTCGACGACGAGCTGCGGCCCCGTGGGGTACTGCGACGTGGCGAATGGGTGCTTCGCGAGGGCTTCTGAGTTATGCCCGCGCCACATGCTGGCTAGGCTTGACGGCGATGAGTGACGACCCGGAGCGCCTCCTCGCCGAGGCCCTGCGTGCGCAGGCCAGGAACGCGCCGCCGCAGGCCGCCGAGCCGAGACACAGCCCGCCGCCGGTGGTCGAGACCCCCGGCGGTTACGGCCTGCTGTCCGGCGCCGGTGAAGGTTCACTCGAACGAGAACGAGCAGCGCTCGACGAGGCGGTCCAGGCGGAGTCGGCATCGGCCTCCGCGCCCGAACCGGAGCAGGCGGGTCAGTCGCTGGACACCCGCTGGGTACTGCTGCTGGCGGCGGCACTCGGGCTCGCGGCCGGGACCGTGGTCGGGCTACTCACCCTGTTGTGAGCGGGCTCAAAGCGGCGCCGAGCGGACCTGTATTTTGTGCAGGGTGATGCTTTCGCAGACACCGGCACAGATGTCGCTCATGCCGGAATGGCTCGATCCACAACATCTGCTTTCCGGACTCACCCCGACGGTCATCGCGCTGCTGTGCCTGATCCTGTTCGCCGAAAGCAGCGTCTTCCCCGTGCTGCCCGGTGATTCGCTGCTGTTCACGGCGGGCCTGTTCATCGCCAACGGAAGCATCGAAGCACCGCTGTGGCTGGTCTGCGTGCTCGCCACGAGCGCGGCCATCATCGGCAACGTGATCGGCTACGGCATCGGTTGGAAGGTCGGCCCCAAGCTGTTCAACCGGCCGGACTCGCGCTTCTTCAAGCAGGAGTACGTCGACAAGACCCACGCCTTCCTCGAACGGCACGGTTCCAAGGCGATCGTGCTCGCACGCTTCGTGCCGTTCGTGCGCACCTTCATCACCTGGATCGCGGGCATCGGCAGGATGAGCCGCAAGAAGTACTTCACCTACACGGTGATCGGCGGGATCCTGTGGGCCGCGGGACTCATCGTGCTGGGCTCGCTGCTCGGCAACATCCCGATCATCAGGGACAATGTGGACGCCATCTTCATCCTCATCGTCCTGGTCTCGGTGGTGCCCATCGTGCTGGAGTACGTCAAGGGTCGCAGGGGCAAGAAGTCGGCCGCGGCCTCGGCGGGCACCGACCCCGAGGGGTGATTGGGCCTAAGCGGGCGAGAACATCGAGCCCGGGTTGAACAGGTTCCCCGGGTCAAGTGCCTGCTTGATCCTGCGGTGGACGTCCAACCCGACCGGGCCGATCTCGCGTGCGAGCCAGTCCTGCTTGAACCTGCCGATGCCGTGCTCCCCGGTCACCGTGCCGCCGAGCGAGAGGCCGAGTTCGAGGATCTCGTCGAAGCCGCGCCGTGCCCGCTCTACCTCACCCGTCGCCGTGGCGTCGTAGACCACGGTCGGGTGCATGTTGCCGTCACCCGCGTGGCCGCAGACAGCGATGGTCAGTCCCACCTGCGCGCTGATGCGCTCACAGCCCTCGATCAGTTCCGCGATGCGCGTGCGCGGCACGCAGACGTCATCGGTCATGCAGGCGCCACGCTGCTCCAGTGCGTAGTGGACCACCCTGCGTGCCTTCATCAGCAGGTTGCCCTCGGCCACGTCGTCGGTCGAGTGGACGAACTCGGCGCCGACATCGGTACACACCTGCTCGATCGCGGCGAGTTCGCGCTTGGCGAGGGTGCCACCGGCGTCGGACTGACACAGCAGCAACGCCCCGGAACCGGAGCCGGTACCCAACTCGGTGCCGAGATAGGCCTCCACCGCCTTCACCGTGGTGGCATCCATGATCTCCAGCAGCGACGGCACCAGCCCCTCGCGCACGATCCCGCTCACGGCGGCTCCCGCGGCAGCGGCCGAGTCGAACGCCGCCACCAGCGTGGCGGGCGCCTGCGGTAGCGGACGCAGCGCGACGGTGGCCTGCGTGATCACGCCCAGGGTTCCCTCGCTGCCGACGAACAGCTTGGTGAGGTCGTAGCCCGCGACGCCCTTGACGGTGCGTCGCCCGGTGCGCAGCAGCGAGCCGTCGGCGAGCACCACCTCCAACCCCAACACGGAGTCCGTGGTCACGCCGTACTTCACGCAGCACAGCCCACCCGCGTTGGTAGCGAGGTTGCCGCCGATCGTGCACCAGTCGTAGCTGGATGGGTCGGGTGGGTAGAACAGACCGTGCTTGGCCGCAGCCTCTCGTAGGTCCAGATTCACCACGCCGGGCTGTACCACGGCGATGCGGTTGTCCGGGTCGATCTCGATGATGCGATCCAGTTTGGTGGTGACCAGTACGACACAGCCCTCCACCGCGTTGGCGCCACCGCAGATCCCGCTTCCCGCGCCGCGGGGGACGATCGGCACCGCCGCCGCGGCACACGCCCGCACGGCCTCCCGCACGCCGTCCACGTCGGTGGGCAGCACCACCGCCAGTGGGGTTCCGGAGGGCGCCAGCGGCATCTGGTCGCGCGAGTAACCCGCGGTCACGTCGGCGTCGGTGAGCACGGCGTCAGCGCCGAGCACGGAACGCAACTCGGCCACCAGGGTGTCGTTGGTCATCCGTCAACGCTAGGCCGCGCACCATGCGAAGCGACAGGGTCGGCACTCGGTCGGCCGCGTGCCTGCCAGCCGTCAGCCTCCCCGCGGCTGCTCACCTGCCCGCCTGGCGTCGCGATTGGCGTACTTACGCGCCGCGAACTCGTACGACTGGGCCAGCAACGGCCGGACCACCGCCTCGAACGTGCGCGCACTCGGCGAGATCACGCACACCCAGTACTGCGACGCGTAGTGGGGGTGCGGCAGCAGTTGATCACGGATGGCGTAGTCGAACCCCGTCCGCAGTACGCCCCGCTCGTCGCGCTCGGTGGGCGCGGCGCCGAACCTGGCGAGGTAGGCGGCCTTCGGCAGCCCGATGTTCAACCGGTAACACCCGCTCTCTTCCAGTGCGGAGACATCGTCGTAGTGATCGCCGGTCACGAGCGTGGCGAACGGCTGCCATCCCTGCGCAGGCAGCGCGCCGTGTGGGTCGTAGGTGAAGAAGGTGTCGCCGGCGCTCTCCACCGACGTGACCCCTTCGAAGTTCGTTTCGATGTAGCGCTTCAACTCGGCAATGTCCACGTCGGTACCCCATCCGTTGACTCCGGCACTGTCTGACCTCTCAAGGCTTTCATTGAAGATCCCGGTGAAGCTTCTGCCGCGGCTCCGCGGTCGACGTCGGACAACTTCCTCCGAAGCCCCAAAGCAGATACACCCGGCGGCGCGGACAGGAGCGCAGAACTCGCCGGCGGGAGCGGGGGACTCGCCGGCGGGAGCGGTTGCGGCGTGTCCTCGCCCACATCGGGCGAGGGCGAGTTGCCGACCGGAGGACGGTGCGAGCATCCTTGTATCAGGCAACTAGTTGCATGTGCCAAACAAGCCGGTCAAACCCGACATTCCTCACGAGAGACCTCCCATGGCATCCACCGAACACGCCGAGCCGCGCGTATCCGAGCCCACGGAAGCCGAACTGGCCATCGCCGACGAACTGGGCAGGCAGATGGTCCGGTTCATGCGGCTGTCGGTGCGCGCCAAGTCGCAGGTGGCCAAGCACGGACCGGACGGGATCGAGCGGGCGGCCTACGCGATCCTGTTCCGGCTCGTGCACGAGGGCCCGCAGCGCACCAGCCATCTCGCCGAGGCTCTGCATTCGGACATCTCCACCATCAGCAGGCAGAGCAGCTCGCTGGTGCAGCACGGCCTGGTGAAGCGCCAGGCCGACCCGGAGGACGGGCGCGCTTCGCTGCTTGCTCCCACCGAGGAGGGGATGCGGGTCTTCGAGGAGAACCGGCGCCAGCGCAACCGGTGGCTGGCCAGGGTGCTTTCTGACTGGCCTGAGGAGGACCGCATCAAGCTCAACGTCCTGTTCGACCGGCTCAACACCGGGATCGAGGAGTGCGACCCATTGAGTGCCGACTCGTCGGCGTACTGCACCACCAAGGGGGAAAGCAAGTGACATCCGCAGGGGACAGAACGATCGCGCGGGGGGCGGACGCGGAGGATGCCGATACCGGACCAAATCTGACCCACCGCCAGATCGTCGTGATCCTCGTCGGCCTGATGACGGGGATGTTCCTGGCCGCGCTGGACCAGACGATCGTCGGCACGGCGATCCGCACGATCGCCGATGACCTCAACGGTCTCAGCCTGCAGGCCTGGATCACCACCGCCTACCTGATCACCGCCACCATCGCGACGCCGATCTACGGCAAGCTCTCCGACATCTACGGCCGCAAGCCGTTCTTCCTGGCCGCCATCTCGATCTTCATGCTCGGATCGGTCGCGGCTACCTTCGCGCAGAGCATGTACCAACTCGCCGCGTTCCGCGCGGTGCAGGGACTCGGTGCGGGCGGCCTGATGTCGCTGGCGCTCACCATCCTCGGCGACATCGTGCCGCCCCGGCGACGGGCCAAGTACCAGGGCTTCTTCCTCGCCGTGTTCGGCACCTCCACCGTGCTCGGCCCCGTACTCGGCGGCTTCTTCGCGGGCATGGACTCCTTCCTCGACATCGAGGGTTGGCGCTGGGTCTTCCTGATCAACGTGCCGCTCGGCGCGGTGGCGCTGTTCGTGGTGGCCAAGGTGCTCAACGTGCCGCACCAGCGCCACGACCACCGCATCGACTGGTGGGGCGGGCTGGCACTGGTGATCACTCTGGTGCCACTGCTGCTGATCGCCGAGCAGGGCAGGGAATGGGGCTGGGACTCCACCAGGGCCGTCGTCTGCTACGGCATCGGCGCCGTGGGACTCGTGCTGTTCCTGTTCGTCGAGCACGTCATGAAGGACCAGGCACTCATCCCGCTGCGGCTGTTCCGCAACCCGACGTTCAGTGTCGCGATCGCGGGCGGTGTGATCGTCGGCGTCGCGATGTTCGGTGCGATCATGCTGATCCCGCAGTACCTGCAGATCGTGCAGGGCTACTCCCCGACGGAGTCCGGCCTGCTGATGCTGCCGCTGATGGTCGGCATCATGTCGGCGTCGGTGCTTTCGGGCCAGCTCACCTCGCGCACCGGCCGGTACAAGATCTTCCCGGTTGTCGGCACCGCGCTGATGTCCGCGGGAATGCTGCTGTTCGCCCAGGTCGAGTGGGACACGCCCATCTGGCAGTCGATGCTGTTCATGGCCGTCATCGGCCTCGGGCTGGGTGGCTGCATGCAGACACTGATCATCGCCGTGCAGAACGCGGGCCCACGAAGGGACATGGGGGTCTCCACGGCGGCGGCGACGTTCTTCCGGCAGATCGGTGGCACGCTCGGCGTAGCGGTCTTCCTCTCGATCCTGTTCAGCACGCTGACCGACAACATCGCAGGCGCCTTCCGGGCAGCGGGCATCCCACCCTCGGCGATGAACTCCGTGGGCGGCGACATCATGCAGGACTCCTCGTTCCTGCAGCAGCTGCCGATCGAGCAGGCTCGCCCGTTCTTTATCGGGTTCACCGAGTCGATCAACACGGTGTTCTACGTCGGCGCGGGTGTCGCGGCGGTCGCGTTCCTGGTGCTGCTGTTCATGCGGGAGATCCCACTCGCCGACAGCATCGGTAAGCCCGCCCCCACCGACAAGCAGACACCGGTAGGTGGGACGGGCGATACCGAGCCCGCCGACGTCCTCGACGCCGCGGACGAAGCAGACCCCGACCGGACGAGGGAGGCCGAACTGGTCGCGGCGGGCAGGCACGCCCGGCCACAGCAGAACGGCCAGGTGGAGTTGCGTGCCGACCCGGTGCCGACCGCAGGGGTGGGCGGCAACGGCGCGGCCGGGCAACCCGCTCGGGCACACGTGACGGGCCACATCCGCAGGCAGGACGGCACCCCCGTCGAAGGCGCCACGCTGACGCTGATCGACCAGGTCGGCAGGCAGGTGGCCCGCGCGACCGGAGGACCGGACGGCGGCTACACGATCACCGCGCCAGACAGCGGCAGCTACGTGCTGATCGTGGCGGCGAGTGGTCACCAGCCGCAGGCGTCGAGCCTCGTGGTGGGAGAAGCGGCCACCCGGCTGGACCTCACGCTGATCGGTTCCGGAGAGGTGTCGGGGATGGTGCGGGCCGCGGGCGAGGGCACCGCGCTGCCGAACGTCACCGTCACGCTGGCCGACGCGCGCGGCGAGGTGACCGGCGCGTGCGTCACCGGCAGCGACGGCGGCTACGTCTTCCACGGTGTCGGAGCGGGCCCGCACACACTCGTGGCCAGCGGGCCACGGCTGCGGCCCACCGCGGTCATGCTCACCGTTCCCGACAGCGGTGAACTCCGCCACGACATCGAACTGGAGCGCGCCGCGCAACTGAAGGGCACCGCACGCACCGACGACGGCCGAGTGGTTCCCGACGCCCGCATCACGGTGCTGGACCTCGACGGCAACGTCGCCGCCGTGGCCAGGACGGACGAGTCTGGGCGGTATCTGGTCGCTGACCTGCCCGAGGGCGACTACACCGTGGTGGCAAGCGGCTACCCGCCCGCCACCAGCAAGGTGACGGTGTCGGGCGAGCAGGAGGAGCACGACGTCCGGCTGGGCTACGAACAGACGATCGACGACCTCGCCGGAGACGGTCGCTGATGCCGGGACTGTCCGGTTCGGTCCGCTCCGCGGACGGCTTCCCGGTGGAGCACGCGGTGCTCACGGTCACCGATCAGCAAGGCAGGCAGGTCGCGCGTAGCGAAGCCGACGAGGCCGGCCGCGTCACGACCGACCCGTTGCCGAGGGGCAGCTACACCACGGTGGTGACGGCGGCGGGCTACCTGCCCGTCGCCCGCACCGCCCAGGTGGCGTACGACGGCACGGGCTCGATCGGTGAGGTGCCACTCACCGAGGCGGAGGCAGGTGTCGAGCTGCCTCCCGCAGGCCCGTGGACCATCGACCCCGCGCATTCGTCGCTAATCGTCACCGCTCGCCATCTCGGTATCGCCAGCGTCAGGGCACGTTTCACCGACCTTTGCGGGCGCATCCACGTGGCACGACCGGTGGAGCGCTCGTCGGTGCGGGCACAAATCGACGCGGCCGCGATCGACACCGGCAACAAGATGCGCGACGACCACCTTCGCTCGCCGGGCTTCCTGGATGTCGCGGCCTACCCGTCGATCGAGTTCGGCAGCACCGGGCTCACCAGGCGCGGGAGCAGTACCTGGCTGCTGCGCGGCGAGTTGCCCCTGCACGGGCAGTGCCGCGAGGTGGAACTCGAACTGCGCTACGGCGGCTACGGCCCCGACCCGTGGGGCGGTAGCCGGGTGGCCTTCCACGCCGAGACCCAGCTTCGCCGCGACGATTTCGCGATCAACTACAACGCGATGGTGCGGGCGGGTGTCGCCGCTGTCGGAACCACCGTCAGGGTTGAGCTGGACATCGAAGCCGTTCAGGGAGAGCGACTGCCGGAGTACTAGGCGCGCCTGCGCGCGGCGCGCAGCAGCAGGGCCGCGACGACGAATGCGGCGATGAATACGACGGTCGTCAGGATTTCGGGCATGTCGAACACCGATTCGTTCCGTTGACAATACGCAGCGTGCGCACTTGGTTCCGGGATCGTAGCGCCGGTCGTCGTTTCAGGTCGGGGCCGGGACGCGAGCGCGGACAGGCACGTACGCTGCCGACGTGAACGTTGTGCACGCCGAAGCCGCGAGCGTGGGAATGGACTGGCTCGCCACGGCCGGGCCGTTGCTCGTCTGGGTGATCGTGCTCAGCTTCGTGTTCGTGGAATGCGCGCTGATCGTCGGGCTTTTCCTGCCTGGCGATTCGTTGCTTTTCGGTGCCGGCGTGGTGCTGGCCCAGCACGGAGCCGACACGCATGCCTGGGGCCTTTCCGCAGCCGCACTCGTGATCGCCGTGGTGGGTAACCAGGTCGGGTACTACGTCGGCAAGCAGACCGGCACCCGGTTCGTTGCCAGACGGGGCGGCAAGGTGCTCAACCAGCACAATCTGAACCGCGCGCGTGCCTTCCTCAACCGCAGGGGTTTCCTCGCGATCGTCGCGGCACGCTGGATTCCGTGGGTCCGCACGCTCGCACCGCTGATCGCCGGAGCCGCGGGGATGAACTCACGCCGGTTCATGCTTGCCACGACGGTGGGCGCGGTGCTGTGGGTGCCCACGCTCGTGCTGATCGGCTACTACGGTGCAGGCCTACTGGACGTGCTGCCCTGGCTGAAGACGACGCTGGTATGGGCGAGTGTGGTGCTTTTCGTGGTGGGCACGGTGTACGGCATCTGGCGGTACCGGCAGGAGATGCGGCGCCCGATCGAGACCGACCCGGAAACAGCGCGCGCCTGAGGCCTCATTCGGGGTCGGCCCAGACCTCCAACTGAATGCCGTCGGGGTCACGGAAGACAACCAGTTCACACCCGGGTGAGGTGCGCGAGGGCGCCGCGGGGGTGAAGGTGACGCCGTAGTCGGCAAGGCGCCGCTCCCAGGCGGCCAGCTCGGCGCGGGAGGCAACCCGGAACGCGACATGGTCGAGCCCGGTGTGCCGTTCGTCGAACGGCGGGCGGGCGGCATGGGTGTGCTGCACCAGCACCACGGCGAAACCCTCACACGGAGGGGACAACACCACCTTGCGCAACCCAAGTTCCTGATCCTCGCGGCGGGTGACCTCCTTGAGGCCGAGCACCCGGACATACCAGGGCACGCTGCGGTCGATGTCGGTCACCGTGAGGGCGAGGTGGTGCATGCCGGCGAGCTCGGACATGCCAAGCGGTCCTTCCACTGCCCCGTGTGTGTCGAGCGACCGGCGCCGTCTTGTGGATCGTTCGCCCGGCGGCCCTCCTGACCCATTCTGGGTGCCTCACGCACGGCCGTGCGAACCAAGCCGGCGCAATGACGGCCGGAATGGAACAGCTCCGTAACCCTTCCGTTCCGAGCCGCAGACACGCCTGGACCCGCATCGGGATCTCGACACAACAATGAGCACTGGCAACCCCCACCGCTCCCTGGGGGGCGGCCCCAGCTCAGCCTAGCCGTCCCTCTTGGCGAACCAGGCCTACACAGCGGATCTGTGGATAACTCTGAGTTGTCCACAGCGACTGTGGATAACTCAGACGGCGAAGTACGGCAACTCCATGTCGCGCACTACGAGGTGGGCACGCTGCGCGCTCGGCATGATCAGGTCGGCGTTGCGCTGGTCGGAGCCACGCGCCCGCTGTTGCGCCTCCACCAGCGAGCGGCCGAACTTGCGATGCCGGGTCACCAGCCGCTCCACCCGGTCGTCCTCGTCGGGAGCGAGGAACCACACCTCGTCGAGCAGCGAACGCAGCTCGTTCCATGGTTCGGTGTCGAGCAGCAGGTAGTTGCCTTCCGTCAGCACCAACCGCACGCTCTGCGGAACCGGAACGGCGCAAGCGATCGGCTCCTCGATCTCCCGCCGGAACTCGGGCGCGTAGACCAACTCCTTGCCCTCGGCCAGCCTGCGGATCAGGTGCACGTACCCGTACGCGTCGAAGGTGTCCGGCGCACCCTTGCGGTCCGCCCTGCCGAGCCGGTTCAGTTCCACCTGCGCCAGGTGGAAGCCGTCCATCCCCACCACGGCAGCACTGGAACCAAGCGCATCCGCCAGCCGCCACGCCAGCGTCGTCTTCCCCGACGCCGGTGGGCCCGCGATACCGAGCACCGCGCGCTCACCACCTTCGGCAAGGCCCTGCGCCCTGCTCAACAGCTCGTCGAACGTAGTCATGTTACTCCCATCTTGGCCTTGACCGGGCCGAGCCAACTCCTCGGCCCGGCATGCCGCACGCGCTCGGCGGCCACCGCGTTGGCGAACTCGATCAGCCGAGGGATACCGAGCTTTCCGACCTTGGTCACCAGGGCGCCGTGCCACACATCGCCCGCACCGAGGGTGTCGCGCGCGGCCACGGCAGGCACCGCCACCTCACCCGATTCCCCACCGCTGGACCACCTCACCGGATCGGCACCCGACGTGGTGATCACCGTAGGCACACCGCGCAACGCTGCAGCGGGCGCGCGGAACTGCGCGGAGCACGCCACGATGTCGGCGAGCGGCAGCAATTCGGTGAACACCGGCTTCCAGCTTCCCGCGTCGACGACCACAGGGCGAGACAACCGTCGCCCCCAGCGTGCCGCCGCCAACGC encodes:
- the nagA gene encoding N-acetylglucosamine-6-phosphate deacetylase, yielding MNGADEFVLTSGRVACPDGVRDAAWLSVSGARITGIGTSAPPEGDHVDLGGSLVVPGFIDMHCHGGGGGSFSSGDPEEVATAIAAHRRHGTTTMLASLVSDPIPALADQLAVLGEFVTTGELAGVHLEGPFIASARCGAHDPAMLREPDTSAVDALLEAGHGNIRMVTLAPELTGGIKAVRQLTESGVVAAIGHTDAVEEQIRPAIDAGATVATHLFNGMRPLHHRDPGPIGALLDDERVTVELICDLVHVHPTVLRLAARHVGTARTALVTDAISATDAADGTYRLGRLAVEVSDGVATLAGNGTLAGSTLTMDLAFRNFVLGAGMSVEDAVSATSGHVAGLLGIADQTGALRPGLYADLVVLDDELRPRGVLRRGEWVLREGF
- a CDS encoding DUF6194 family protein; this translates as MDIAELKRYIETNFEGVTSVESAGDTFFTYDPHGALPAQGWQPFATLVTGDHYDDVSALEESGCYRLNIGLPKAAYLARFGAAPTERDERGVLRTGFDYAIRDQLLPHPHYASQYWVCVISPSARTFEAVVRPLLAQSYEFAARKYANRDARRAGEQPRGG
- a CDS encoding nucleoside/nucleotide kinase family protein, whose amino-acid sequence is MTTFDELLSRAQGLAEGGERAVLGIAGPPASGKTTLAWRLADALGSSAAVVGMDGFHLAQVELNRLGRADRKGAPDTFDAYGYVHLIRRLAEGKELVYAPEFRREIEEPIACAVPVPQSVRLVLTEGNYLLLDTEPWNELRSLLDEVWFLAPDEDDRVERLVTRHRKFGRSLVEAQQRARGSDQRNADLIMPSAQRAHLVVRDMELPYFAV
- a CDS encoding VOC family protein encodes the protein MSELAGMHHLALTVTDIDRSVPWYVRVLGLKEVTRREDQELGLRKVVLSPPCEGFAVVLVQHTHAARPPFDERHTGLDHVAFRVASRAELAAWERRLADYGVTFTPAAPSRTSPGCELVVFRDPDGIQLEVWADPE
- a CDS encoding MarR family winged helix-turn-helix transcriptional regulator, with the translated sequence MASTEHAEPRVSEPTEAELAIADELGRQMVRFMRLSVRAKSQVAKHGPDGIERAAYAILFRLVHEGPQRTSHLAEALHSDISTISRQSSSLVQHGLVKRQADPEDGRASLLAPTEEGMRVFEENRRQRNRWLARVLSDWPEEDRIKLNVLFDRLNTGIEECDPLSADSSAYCTTKGESK
- a CDS encoding PfkB family carbohydrate kinase: MTVLLAGLCTVDIVQRVAELPEPGQKVQSASVSVAAGGPATNAAVTVAALGGRALLLTVLGSHPLAELARSDLRECDVEVSDALACHSDPPPVSAVAVRERDGERTVVSHNAAAVPEVAAPRRLPDVDAVLVDGHHPELALAAARWGRRLSRPVVVDAGSWKPVFTELLPLADIVACSAQFRAPAAALRGVPTVITTSGADPVRWSSGGESGEVAVPAVAARDTLGAGDVWHGALVTKVGKLGIPRLIEFANAVAAERVRHAGPRSWLGPVKAKMGVT
- a CDS encoding DedA family protein, coding for MLSQTPAQMSLMPEWLDPQHLLSGLTPTVIALLCLILFAESSVFPVLPGDSLLFTAGLFIANGSIEAPLWLVCVLATSAAIIGNVIGYGIGWKVGPKLFNRPDSRFFKQEYVDKTHAFLERHGSKAIVLARFVPFVRTFITWIAGIGRMSRKKYFTYTVIGGILWAAGLIVLGSLLGNIPIIRDNVDAIFILIVLVSVVPIVLEYVKGRRGKKSAAASAGTDPEG
- a CDS encoding DedA family protein translates to MNVVHAEAASVGMDWLATAGPLLVWVIVLSFVFVECALIVGLFLPGDSLLFGAGVVLAQHGADTHAWGLSAAALVIAVVGNQVGYYVGKQTGTRFVARRGGKVLNQHNLNRARAFLNRRGFLAIVAARWIPWVRTLAPLIAGAAGMNSRRFMLATTVGAVLWVPTLVLIGYYGAGLLDVLPWLKTTLVWASVVLFVVGTVYGIWRYRQEMRRPIETDPETARA
- a CDS encoding YceI family protein, which translates into the protein MPGLSGSVRSADGFPVEHAVLTVTDQQGRQVARSEADEAGRVTTDPLPRGSYTTVVTAAGYLPVARTAQVAYDGTGSIGEVPLTEAEAGVELPPAGPWTIDPAHSSLIVTARHLGIASVRARFTDLCGRIHVARPVERSSVRAQIDAAAIDTGNKMRDDHLRSPGFLDVAAYPSIEFGSTGLTRRGSSTWLLRGELPLHGQCREVELELRYGGYGPDPWGGSRVAFHAETQLRRDDFAINYNAMVRAGVAAVGTTVRVELDIEAVQGERLPEY
- a CDS encoding MFS transporter, which produces MTSAGDRTIARGADAEDADTGPNLTHRQIVVILVGLMTGMFLAALDQTIVGTAIRTIADDLNGLSLQAWITTAYLITATIATPIYGKLSDIYGRKPFFLAAISIFMLGSVAATFAQSMYQLAAFRAVQGLGAGGLMSLALTILGDIVPPRRRAKYQGFFLAVFGTSTVLGPVLGGFFAGMDSFLDIEGWRWVFLINVPLGAVALFVVAKVLNVPHQRHDHRIDWWGGLALVITLVPLLLIAEQGREWGWDSTRAVVCYGIGAVGLVLFLFVEHVMKDQALIPLRLFRNPTFSVAIAGGVIVGVAMFGAIMLIPQYLQIVQGYSPTESGLLMLPLMVGIMSASVLSGQLTSRTGRYKIFPVVGTALMSAGMLLFAQVEWDTPIWQSMLFMAVIGLGLGGCMQTLIIAVQNAGPRRDMGVSTAAATFFRQIGGTLGVAVFLSILFSTLTDNIAGAFRAAGIPPSAMNSVGGDIMQDSSFLQQLPIEQARPFFIGFTESINTVFYVGAGVAAVAFLVLLFMREIPLADSIGKPAPTDKQTPVGGTGDTEPADVLDAADEADPDRTREAELVAAGRHARPQQNGQVELRADPVPTAGVGGNGAAGQPARAHVTGHIRRQDGTPVEGATLTLIDQVGRQVARATGGPDGGYTITAPDSGSYVLIVAASGHQPQASSLVVGEAATRLDLTLIGSGEVSGMVRAAGEGTALPNVTVTLADARGEVTGACVTGSDGGYVFHGVGAGPHTLVASGPRLRPTAVMLTVPDSGELRHDIELERAAQLKGTARTDDGRVVPDARITVLDLDGNVAAVARTDESGRYLVADLPEGDYTVVASGYPPATSKVTVSGEQEEHDVRLGYEQTIDDLAGDGR
- a CDS encoding FAD-binding oxidoreductase is translated as MTNDTLVAELRSVLGADAVLTDADVTAGYSRDQMPLAPSGTPLAVVLPTDVDGVREAVRACAAAAVPIVPRGAGSGICGGANAVEGCVVLVTTKLDRIIEIDPDNRIAVVQPGVVNLDLREAAAKHGLFYPPDPSSYDWCTIGGNLATNAGGLCCVKYGVTTDSVLGLEVVLADGSLLRTGRRTVKGVAGYDLTKLFVGSEGTLGVITQATVALRPLPQAPATLVAAFDSAAAAGAAVSGIVREGLVPSLLEIMDATTVKAVEAYLGTELGTGSGSGALLLCQSDAGGTLAKRELAAIEQVCTDVGAEFVHSTDDVAEGNLLMKARRVVHYALEQRGACMTDDVCVPRTRIAELIEGCERISAQVGLTIAVCGHAGDGNMHPTVVYDATATGEVERARRGFDEILELGLSLGGTVTGEHGIGRFKQDWLAREIGPVGLDVHRRIKQALDPGNLFNPGSMFSPA